One Onychostoma macrolepis isolate SWU-2019 chromosome 10, ASM1243209v1, whole genome shotgun sequence genomic region harbors:
- the c10h5orf63 gene encoding glutaredoxin-like protein C5orf63 homolog, with translation MLLSGVVRAVRQHCRRTPVLTLFTKEPCPLCDEAKAALEPYRHRFELQEVDISRPENRVWLDRYGQHIPVFHLNGQFLMQHRVNAALLEKRLEEAQ, from the exons aTGCTGCTGTCCGGTGTGGTTCGAGCGGTCAGACAGCACTGCCGCAGGACTCCTGTCCTCACGCTCTTCACcaag GAGCCGTGTCCTCTGTGTGATGAAGCCAAAGCAGCGCTGGAGCCCTACAGACACCGA tttgAGCTGCAGGAGGTGGACATCTCTCGGCCGGAGAACAGAGTCTGGTTGGACAGATACGGTCAGCACATCCCCGTGTTTCACCTGAACGGACAGTTTCTGATGCAGCACCGTGTGAACGCAGCGCTGCTGGAGAAGCGTCTGGAGGAAGCTCAGTAA